In the Doryrhamphus excisus isolate RoL2022-K1 chromosome 2, RoL_Dexc_1.0, whole genome shotgun sequence genome, ttttcaaatattccaCAATCCGTAAACAACAACCGCTATGGGGCCCCCGGgccggactttggacacccttgttgtGTGAGACTAAAGGTTGAGGTTTTGACAAAGTCATTTATGGCTTTTACAATTCAACTAATTGATTATCGACTGTAACGAGGCAAGCGTCAATTCGTTGACGAAAAAAAATGAACGTTCTCTTGACAAAAATGACTCGTTCTAAAATAGAATCAACATGCTGCTGGAAaacacctgatacaaacattcACCAGGAGTTCGATACCCGACTGCTGTTACGTACAAAAGcttcagtgttgttgttttgtttttttttacaaattattttggcagaaaaaaatgtaaacatttctcttttttttggcaGACTGAGTTTCTCAAAGTTTGGCGACCTTTAGATAATATACGTGACATGACGAAGGGATGAGATGCATGCATCACGCTGGAGCCTCCAAAAGTTCATCAAGTTACATCAATtagtctgttccggggtcaagcTGTGTCCGCCACAGTACTTGAATAGTACTGATTTGTACATTGTAAGTGCTGTTTAAGTAACATGTTACTTGGTAAAATACACGTAAAAAGTTTGTTCAAGCTCGTCATTAGCCAAGTGCTATTTTTTGTTAGCTTGGTCAAAGTACTTGGATTGGATATTTTTACTTCAGAGGCGAACTCTGCCAAAGACATGAAAGAACAAGTTCAACTCCAAGGTGAAactgtcaaaaatgtacaaGGATTTGCATTGATTCATTAACGAGACagtagattaattaattatagtaGATTGATAGCCTTTCTTGACACGTAAAAAGTTGGTCCAAGTGCTATTTTTTGTTAGCTTTGTGAAAGTACTTTGATTATTATCGGATTGGATATTTTTACTTCAGAGGCGAACTCTGCCAAAGACATGAAAACACAAGTTCAACTCCAAGGTGAAACTGTCAAAAATGTTGAAGGATTTGCATTGGTTAATTAATTATAGTAGATTAGACAGTAGATTAATAGCCTTTCTTTACATGTAAAAAGTTGGTCCAAGTGCTATGTTTTGTTAGCTTGGTCAAAGTACTTTGATTATTATCAGATTGGATATTTTTACTTCAGAGTCGAACTCTGCCAAAGACATGAAAGCGCAAGTTCAACTCCAAGGTGAAACTGTCAAAAATGTTCAAGGATTTGCATTggttaattaataatagtagATCAGACAGTAGATTAATAGCCTTTCTTTACACGTAAAAAGTTGGTCCAAGTGCTATTTTTTGTTAGCTTTGTGAAAGTACTTTGATTATTATCGGATTGGATATTTTTACTTCAGAGTCAAACTCTGCCAAAGACATGAAAGCACAAGTTCAACTACAAGGTGAAACTGTCAAAAATGTTCAAGGATTTGCATTGGTTAATTAATTATAGTAGATTAGACAGTAGATTAATAGCCTTTCTTTACACGTAAAAAGTTGGTCCAAGTGCTATTTTTTGTTAGCTTGGTCAAAGTACTTTGATTATTATCGGATTGGATATTTTTACTTCAGAGTCGAACTCTGCCAAAGACATGAAAACACAAGTTCAACTCCAAGGTGAAACTGTCAAAAATGTTCAAGGATTTGCATTGGTTAATTAATTATAGTAGATTAGACAGTAGATTAATAGCCTTTCTTTACATGTAAAAAGTTGGTCCAAGTGCTATGTTTTGTTAGCTTGGTCAAAGTACTTTGATTATTATCAGATTGGATATTTTTACTTCAGAGTCGAACTCTGCCAAAGACATGAAAGCGCAAGTTCAACTCCAAGGTGAAactgtcaaaaatgtacaaGGATTTGCATTGGTTCAATAACAGACagtagattaattaattatagtaGATTAGACAGTAGATTAATAGCCTTTCTTAACACGTAAAAAGTTGGTCCAAGTGCTATTTTTTGTTAGCTTGGTCAAAGTACTTTGATTATTATCAGATTggatatttttacttcattttgtaCCGAGCAGCCAGACCCTGTCCTACGTCTCAGTTCCACTTCTacggttatttttttaaatgtctttgttAGGCTCCTGTGGTGGTGTCGCAACgcacaaaaagccaaataaaaagcaaaacagttgTGGAACTGATCTTTCCCATGCTCGATGAggcatcttttttttctgtttgatgGTTCCACTCCACACTCGATATCAGAGATAAaagtatttacatatatttttccaGAACATTCTCCTCAGGGGACGTCGgattttggaggttccactgtctaCTACGGGCAAAAGTATCGGGACACCTACGCCTATGAGAGGTATGTTTTTCCACAACATTCTCCAAATTATAGCTCATACAAGGGGTCAGTGAAGGCATCATGTCATGTTAATCGGTCATGTTCCAGGTCCATCAAGGAGCACTTGAGAACCCTGACCTCACCCCGTCCCGATATTTTTGCCCGTGAAATGCGGTTGAAATGCACTTTCGAAAAGAGTACACGtaaagagaaaagaagaagaaggcatgCCTCCCGTCTGCGGTGCGGTCGCTAAGATCAGACGCTAAGATCGATGACCAGGTGCTCGTAAATCTGCGTCTTCCCTTTAAAGCTGGACGCCAGCAGGAACTGGCGGTTGTCGATGGAAACGGGCGAAAAGGCCCGCGGCGCCTGGATGTTGAGCTCCTGGAAGTGCACGAATTCGCCCTTCTTGGCATCCCAGCGGTACACCTGCGTGAAAGAGTAGTCGCTTCCCAAGATGGCGTACTGCCAGCTGCCCACGGAGAAAGGCTGGAAGACCATGGATCCGCGAGACGGCATGGTCTGCAGTTCCCGAAAGAGAGCACCGTCCCAACGCATCACCTTGGAGTCGCCGATGAAGCGCGTCAGGCAGATGTAAAGCTCCGACTTGACCTGGAAGTGCTTGACGGCGTAGACGTCCTCCATTTCCGGGATGTCGGTGCGTCGGTCGAAGAGCTTGGTTCCTTTGTTCCACTGGTAGATGACGGGCCTCTGGGAGCTGCTGGACAGGATGAGGTGAGGCTTGGACGAGATCTCCATGTACTCCACGTCCGTGTCGCGGTACCACGGGTGGAGCGACTGGTGCGAGTAGAAGCCGTTGCCGTTCCACTTGTAGATGGTGGTGGAACCCGCCTTGGAGCTGTCGGCGATGACGAAGAAGGACTCCCCGTCGATGCGGAACGTCTCCACGTCGTTGGGCTTGCGGATTTTCAGGATGTCGATGCCTTGGAGTTTGATGAACTTGTTGGCCGACGTGTCACGCTTGTAGATGTGGGAGCCGCCGAAGAGCTGGGCTACAATGATGAAGAGCTGGTTGTCAATCACCAGAGGCTTGCAGATCACCGTGGACGTGCCTGTGGAAGAAGACGCGTCAACGTAAGTCAGTCAACGGGATTTCTTCCCAATGTTGGATCTGAAGGACGTTTCAGTAGAGGCTCAACATGCAGAAAGCACAAATGGGACAAAAGTTCTGATCAAAGGTTTAGGACcatagctaaaaaaaacccCGAAACTattataaaataagaataaaataaagtaaagtaacgaTAAAGGCTCCAGGAAGTGAAGATGACTTCATGGaaggcatccactgtctggaactgatggccatttcTGTCAATCTTCTACTAGTAGCTACCTAATTTtgcatttatgcatttttggccttgtgcgacttatactccggagtgacttatgtatgttttttttctacctaattatgcatttttggccttgtgcgactgatactccaaagcgacttatataaaatatgttttttttccccccattttctACCTAcctaaaaaattatttatccgcaaaaaatgcgacttatactccagtgcgacttatgtatgtttttttctacctaattatgcatttttggcctatactccagagcgacttatgtaagttttttttctacctaattatgcatttttggccttgggagacttatactccaaagcgacttatataaaatatggttttgttttttttttcccattttctaCCTacctaaaaaataatttatccgcaaaaaatgcaacttatactccagtgcgacttatgtatgtttttctacctaattatgcatttttggcattgtgcgacttatactctggaatgacttatgtaagttttttttctacctaattatgcatttttggcattgtgcggcTTATACTCTGgaatgacttatgtatgtttttttctaccaaattatgcatttttggcaatgtgcgacttatactccggtatgacttatgtatgttttttatctaactaattatgcatttttggcattgtgcaacttttactccggagcgactaatgtatgtttttttctacctaattatgcatttttggcattgtgcaactTGTACTCCGGAATgacttatatgtttttttctacctaattatgcatttttggccttgtgcgaattatactccagtgcgacttatgtatgtttttttctacctaactatgcatttttggcatttgtgcgaattatactccagtgcgacttatgaatgtttttttctccctaattatgcattttttggcattgtgcgaattatactccagtgcgacttatgtatgttttttttctccctaattatgcatttttgcccttgtgcgacttatactccagtgcgacttatgtatgttttctccaacctaattatgcaattttggcattgtgcgacttatactccggaatgacttatgtatgtttttttatacctaattatgcatttttggcattgtgcgacttatactccagaatgACTTATTTTACTTATGTTACGCTAATCTTTAAGCGGCAAGAGAATTATTTGAAATTTGGGTCACCTTCTTTTACGAGTACTACCACAAAAAGTTTATTCCTCTCTCGTAACAACTCTACTGTTCCAAGGACGAGATGTTCCTTGCAGCACATTAGGATCTAATTTGTCTCCCAGGGATTCATAGTTTGTGTAACTGTCACATGTTCACATGTGGACAGGATAAACAGGACTGACATCATCTTGTAGTCATGTGATGGTGATCTCATAGATGATGTTGCTAGCTTCTTGTGTCTCACAAGAGgggaaaatattagaaacagttcCCGGTGTGATGCCATGCAGGGCCGCACCGTATTTGTTATTTGAACTTACTGTCAATATCGTCAAAGTTCCTGAAGACCATCTCCACGTGATCCCACTCCATGAAGCTACATTTGCCAATGAAGGGCTGAGCAAACACCACAAACTGGTCCTCCCCGAAGGAAAAGGCCTCCACTGATATGGATTCGAACTTGAGGGACTGGTAGGAGGCGAACTCTGCCAAAGACATGAAagcacaagttcaattccaaggtgaaactgtcaaaaatgtacaaGGATTTGCATTGGTTCAATAACGAGACAGtagattaattgattattgTAGATTAGACAGTAGATTAATAGGCCTTTCTTTACATGTGTTATGTCTTTGGGTCaaagacattaataattcatatttttcacaagttagttaaaatgaaagtaataaatagctaaaagtcCTGATGAATGTTGTTCAAAACGCAaaggttaaaaagtttacagagtgagacatcttctaTAGAAAGTATCGTTTTGGACCACTAGAGAGTGCTCTCGcatatagacaagctttgtcgttTTCTCTCGGTGAAAAGCAAGCTTGACTCACGGCAGAAACAAAACGGGAAAACCTAATAAACACGCTGAAAGTTGCTCTAAACGCTTGTTTCTTGGGAAATTATcgtctttgtaagtatattggtgtataaagcacttatatagatgtattttgtatttcaaaagttgtacttgtttgtcaagttcgctagcttcatgctactgctagcTTGCATTTGCGGTTAGTGTACGTGTGCTAGCTAACTGTTAGTtgatgtgtgtttagcctgagcagtattggaattttatttcattttttctgtatgtttcagttaccactttttttttttttttacaaaaacgcttcataaagcaagaaaagcaagCCTTGTGTGCGGagttttcttcattggttcgcTGGCTGTCTAGCGGCACACAGACACCTGTTGTGAGGACAGGACAACACGTAAAAGGTTCGTCCAAGTGCTATTTTTTGTTAGTTTGGTCAAAGTACTTTGATTATTATCGGATTCGATATTTTTTACTTCAGAGTCGAACTCTGCCAAAGACATGAAAGCACAATTTCAACTACAAGGTAAAACTGTCAAAAATGTTGAAGGATTTGCATTGGTTCATAACGAAACAGTAGATTAATTAACTATACGTAGTAGATTAGACAGTAGATTAATAgccttttttttacacacaaaaagtTCGACCAAGTGCTATTTTTTGTTAGCTTGGTCAAAGTACTTTGATTATTATCTGATTCGATATTTTTACTGAGGCGAACTCTGCCAAAGACATGAAAGCACAAGTTCAACTACAAGGTGAAGCTGTCAAAAATGTTCAAGGATTTGCATTGGTTCAATAACGAGACagtagattaattaattatagtaGATTGGACAGAAGATTAATAgccttttttttacacataaaaagTTCGTCCAAGTGCTATTTTTTGTTAGCTTGGTCAAAGTACTTTGATTATTATCTGATTCGATATTTTTACTGAGGCGAACTCTGCCAAAGACATGAAAGCACAAGTTCAACTACAAGGTGAAACTGTCAAAAATGTTCAAGGATTTGCATTGGTTCAATAACGAGACagtagattaattaattatagtaGATTGGACAGAAGATTAATAGCcttttttacacataaaaagTTCGTCCAAGTGCTATTTTTTGTTAGCTTGGTCAAAGAACTTTGATTATTATCGGATTCGATATTTTTACTTCAGAGTCGAACTCTGCCAAAGACATGAACGCACAAGTTCAACTCCAAGGTGAAactgtcaaaaatgtacaacGATTTGCATTGGTTCAATAACAAGACagtagattaattaattatagtaGATTAGACAGTAGATTAATAGCCTTTCTTTACATGTAAAAAGTTGGACCAAGTGCTATTTTTTGTTAGCTTGGTCAAAGTACTTTGATTATTATCGGATTGGATATTTTTAAACctccaatattaaaaaaaataccaaaataaattACTACCCAACCAAATTTGACCCAACCTGTGGTGATACAGTCAAAGGCCTGAGGTATCAGGTCGTTGATCCTCTTGTCCTGCAGCGCCGACGGGCCCTTGCAGTAAATCTGATCCACGGTAGCGTTGGTGCTGTAGATCCACTCCACCAGCCACTTGAGCTTACAGTCACAAGTGAACTGGTTCCCTCGCAAGTCTCTGGAAGTAAAAAGTAGTTCACAATCTGGTGTGACCACCACCGAATTCTCTGAAAAGCTTCCGGAGACCGCTTATGGTAGCAAAATGAACGATtcattatggacaatttggagtcccaaattaacttagcatgtttttggaatgtgggaggaaaccggagtacccggagaaaacccacgcatgcacggggagaacatgcaaactccacacagagatagccgagggtggaattgagccctggtctcctacctgtgagatctgcgcgcaaaccactcgaccgccgtgcagccattaatatttcaaattcatgctaataaaatagcatatttttccaattaacctagcatgtttttggaatgtgggagcaaaccagaatacccggagaatatcctgactgtgtggccaacatgctaacttaaCTCGTGGTtcatgtttgcatatttttgcacCCACGCATTGTGAGGTTTATGCGAGGGGAACAGAAGGCGGACTTACACTTTTGTCAGCGCCTCCAGACCTTTGAATAAATCTTTGGGGAGCGTCTCCAGATTATTGTAAGCCAAactcctgaaaaaaaacaaaaaaagactgtTAGACACCTCCCTTTTTTGCCTCCTCATTAAACGCTAAtgataaacatgctaggttgtgCAATAACAACACCTCAAGCAGATGTTTGTAGCGTGTTTTTCTTGCCCGAGGATACTCCAGCACAACAATTTTGTGGGGATTTTCCTAGACTTAAATCCTAATTTTAATCAACATACAGTGTTTATTGAAATACTGTAAGGGGGGGGGCGTATTCAGTCATTTGGGGGCCCGGGGCAGAGCCCCTGAGCGGGCCCCTCTTCATCCCCTCTACAACTATTTCTactgttttattgtgtttttaaatagtAATGTTTATCTTCTACTAAGAATTGTCAATATGAGAAACTTCTCCTATTTTAACGCCTTTCCTGTAATGCagcggtgggcaaactacggcccgggggccacatctggcccgccaagtgtttaaatacggcccgcACATTTCATTAAAACTTAACATAtaacctgagccaaccttttgatggtttcgcttttttttatttattcattcattttctaccgcttatcctcacgagggtcgcggggggtgctagagcctatcccagctgtctttgggcaagctttttttttttttcaatttggttatttgatgtggtctgctgtttacaaagtgctcctgaaaaaagggacacaaacacatatagcaggttgcatgacacttttacagatataaTTCCTGGTGGACTGTTAAgaattatttgtgtaaaatatatagtttggccccccgtcaattttgttaaataaatgctgcctgcgagtcaaaaagtttgcacaCCCTTGCTGTAATGGATAAGAACTCGAAAACAACCTGGCGTTAGCACTCCCATCTTGGTGATGATAAACATTCTCCTCGGCTGTCACTGCTGCTGTCGTCAGTCCACGATTGTCGTGATTGGGTAAAAAGGTCGACACTCAGGGTACAAAAATATGTCGTTTTCTACACCAGGAACCCTACTTTGCTTATCACTGTTTGGTCAGGAAGCAACGCACACGTGTGAGCATGGACTTACAGCCGTGCAGCAAGTGCGAACCTGCACCTACGTTGCCAGACGGCTTGCGCTGCTCCGAGGAGGCTTGTCTATAATATATGACTTATATGGGGAACCGTTAATTccagcaccagcagcagcagtactGCATTATTGATAAGAACCAAGATGAAAAGGATAGAAAGCCCTCATGTGAGGCAGTACCACgtccacgcccccccccccccccgcccccccaataTTGAAGGACATGCCATGCAATTAAAGCTATAGTGCCTCAGGCCAGTTAGTAAACATAATCGTCACCTTGCACAGTAAAGACTAAaatcgaaaatggat is a window encoding:
- the LOC131119961 gene encoding leucine-rich glioma-inactivated protein 1-like, whose protein sequence is MDPTSRRASPWLALLVLACVGLQVDSKRARQPRCPASCTCTKDNALCESAGLIPRTFPPDVISLSFVKSEFTEIPKESFIHTPALHLLLFTANNLESINEDAFLGLPHLEYLFIENNQITSISPYAFRGLKTLVHLSLAYNNLETLPKDLFKGLEALTKVDLRGNQFTCDCKLKWLVEWIYSTNATVDQIYCKGPSALQDKRINDLIPQAFDCITTEFASYQSLKFESISVEAFSFGEDQFVVFAQPFIGKCSFMEWDHVEMVFRNFDDIDSTSTVICKPLVIDNQLFIIVAQLFGGSHIYKRDTSANKFIKLQGIDILKIRKPNDVETFRIDGESFFVIADSSKAGSTTIYKWNGNGFYSHQSLHPWYRDTDVEYMEISSKPHLILSSSSQRPVIYQWNKGTKLFDRRTDIPEMEDVYAVKHFQVKSELYICLTRFIGDSKVMRWDGALFRELQTMPSRGSMVFQPFSVGSWQYAILGSDYSFTQVYRWDAKKGEFVHFQELNIQAPRAFSPVSIDNRQFLLASSFKGKTQIYEHLVIDLSV